TGGCCCGGCGAGGCGCTCGGCCCGCACGGCACCCACGGCACGGCCCTCGCGTACCGCCTGATCGCCGGTGGCCGCCCGCTGGGCACCCTGGTCATCGGGCGGGCGGGCCTGCTGCGCTTCCCGGACGAGATCACCGGACTCGTCGAGGACCTCGGCCGCCGGGTCGCCCTCGCCATCAGCGCCGCCCGCCAGTACGCCCGCCAGGCCACCATCAGCGCCGTCCTCCAGCGCGGACTGCTGCCCGGCGCGGTCGCCGAGATCCCCGGGGTGAGCAGCGCGCTCGTCTACGAGCCCTGCGACAAGGCGGGCCCCAGCGGCGACTTCTACGACCTGTTCCCGTCCGGGGACGGCCGCTGGTGCTTCGCCATCGGCGACGTCCAGGGCAAGGGGCCGGAGGCGGCCGTGGTGATCGGGCTGGCCCGGCCCTGGCTGCGGCTGCTGGCCCGGGAGGGGTACGCCGTCGCCGACGTCCTGGACCGCCTCAACCAGCTCCTCCTCGACGACGCCACCGAGGCCGCCGACGCCGCCGCCCGCGCCTTCGCCGGACCGGCGGGCCTCGCCGCGGCCGCCGACGGCCCGCAGACCCGCTTCCTGTCCCTCCTCTTCGGCCAGCTCGTGCCCTTCGACGGCGGCGTCCAGGTCACCCTCGCCTCCGCCGGCCACCCCCTGCCCCTGCTGCTGGGACCCGACGGCGGGGTCTGTGCGGTCGCCCAGCCGCAGACCCTCCTCGGGGTCGTCGAGGACGCCGTCTACACCAGCGAGATCGTCGAGCTGCGCCACGGCGACACCCTCCTGTGCGTCACCGACGGGGTGACCGAGCGGCGCAGCGGCTCCCGCCAGTTCGACGACGGCGACGGCCTCGCCGCGGCCCTCGCCGGCTGCGCGGGCCTGACCGCCCCGCTCATCGCCGAGCGCATCAAACGGCTGGTGCACGAGTTCGGCGTACGACCGCCCGACGACGACCTGGCCCTGCTGGTGCTGCAAGCGGAGTGAGCGCGGAGGCAAGGGCGCGGGTGCTGGACAATGGAAGGCATGCCTTCCGCACTCCCCGACGGCGAGCCCGTCCCCGACGACGGCGCACTCCCCGCGCACGCGCTCTCCGGAGCCGCCGAGCGACCCCTCGGGTTCTATCTGCACGTCCCCTACTGCGCGACCCGCTGCGGGTACTGCGACTTCAACACCTACACCGCCACCGAGCTGCGCGGCAGCGGCGGTGTCCTCGCCTCCCGCGACAACTACGCGGACACCCTGATCGACGAGATCAGGCTGGCGCGCAAGGTGCTGGGGGACGATCCGCGCGAGGTCCGCACGGTGTTCGTGGGCGGCGGTACGCCGACCCTGCTGGGCGCCTCCGATCTCGTACGGATGCTCGCGGCGATCCGTGACGAGTTCGGACTGGCGGCGGACGCCGAGGTCACGACTGAGGCGAACCCGGAGTCGGTGGATCCGGCGTATCTGGCGACCCTGCGCGCGGGCGGCTTCAACCGGATCTCCTTCGGCATGCAGAGCGCGAAGCAGCATGTGCTGCGCGTGCTGGACCGGACCCACACGCCCGGGCGCCCCGAGGCGTGCGTGGCGGAGGCGCGGGCGGCGGGCTTCGAGCACGTCAACCTGGATCTGATCTACGGCACCCCGGGCGAGTCGGACGACGACTGGAGGGCGTCCCTGGACGCGGCGATCGGCGCCGGACCCGACCACGTCTCGGCGTACGCGCTGATCGTGGAGGAGGGCACGCAGCTGGCCCGGCGGATCCGCCGGGGCGAGGTGCCGATGACCGACGACGACGTGCACGCGGACCGGTATCTGATCGCGGAGGACGCGTTCGCGGCGGCCGGCTTCGACTGGTACGAGGTGTCGAACTGGGCGACCTCCGAGGCGGGGCGCTGTCTGCACAACGAGTTGTACTGGCGCGGCGCCGACTGGTGGGGCGCGGGGCCGGGAGCGCACTCGCACGTGGGCGGGGTGCGCTGGTGGAACGTGAAGCATCCCGGCGCGTACGCGGCGGCGCTGGCGGCGGGGAAGTCGCCGGGGGCGGGGCGCGAGGTGCTGTCGGAGGAGGACCGCAGGGTCGAGCGGATTCTGCTGGAGCTGCGCTTGAGGGAGGGTGTACCGCTTGACCTGCTCCGTGAGGAGGGCCGGCGTGCTGCTCGCCGGGCGCTGTCGGACGGGCTTCTTCGGCAGGAGTCGTACGACGAGGGGCGCGCGGTGCTGACGCTTCGGGGGCGGCTGCTGGCGGATGCGGTGGTGCGGGACCTGGTGGACTGAAGGTGCAGGTTTCGTCGTGGCTGGTCGCGCAGTTCCCCGCGCCCCTTTAGGTGGGTTCAGTCAAGCTGTGACGAAATCGATCAGTTCCTCTACTCGGCCCAGGAGCTCTGGCTCCAGGTCCCTGTAAGAGGTCACGCGCTTCAGGATTGCCTGCCATACCGCGCCCGTGTTCTCGGACGGCCAGCCCAGTGCCCTGCACACGCCCGTTTTCCAGTCCTGGCCGTGGGGGACTCTGGGCCACGCCTCGATGCCCAGGGACGACGGCTTCACCGCCTCCCAGATGTCGATGTAGGGGTGGCCGACGACCAGGGCGTGTTCGCTGGTGACCGATGCCGCGATACGGGACTCCTTGCTGCCCGGCACCAGGTGGTCCACCAGGACGCCGAGGCGGGCGTCCGGACCCGGGGCGAACTCCTCCACGATCCTCGGCAGGTCGTCCACGCCCTCCAGGTACTCCACGACCACGCCCTCGATGCGCAGGTCGTCGCCCCAGACCTTCTCGACCAGCTCGGCGTCGTGCCGGCCCTCGACGTAGATGCGTCCGGCGCGGGCCACGCGTGCGCGGGCGCCGGGGACGGCGACCGAACCGGAGGCGGTGCGGGAGGGACGTACAGGCGCGCTTGAAGGCCGTACGAGCGTCACCACCCGGCCCTCCAGCAGGAAACCCCGAGGCTCCAGCGGGAAGACCCGGAGCTTGCCGAAGCGGTCCTCCAGGGTCACCGTGCCCGCCTCGCAGCGGATCACCGCGCCGCAGAAGCCGGTGCCGGGCTCCTCGACCACCAGGCCGGGCTCGGCCGGGACCTCCGGGACGGGCTTCGGCTTCTTCCACGGCGGGGTCAGATCGGCGGAGTACTGGCGCATTCGGATGACGATAGGAGAAGCCGGGGTGCGGTCAGGGCGACACGCCGAAACGCCGGGCCAGGGCGTCCCGCTGCGCCCGCACGAACGCGGCGTCCACCACCGCTCCGTGACCGGGCACGTACAGCGCGTCCTCGCCGCCCAGGTCCAGGAGCCGGTCCAGGGCCGCGGGCCAATGCGACGGTACGGCGTCCGGGCCCGCCTGCGCTTCGCCGGACTCCTCGACCAGGTCACCGCAGAACACCACCTCGGGCGAGCCCGGCACCAGCACCGCGAGGTCGTGGGCCGTGTGCCCGGGGCCGACGTTGGCCAGCAGGACCTGCCGGCCGCCGCCGAGGTCGAGGGTCCACTCGCCGGAGACCAGATGGCGGGGCCGGGCGAGGGCGTCGACCGCCTCCTCGGCCGCCCCCGCCTCCAGGCCGTTGCCGATCGCGTCCGCGCGCAGCTCCTCGCGAGCCTGCTGCTGGTCGAGCAGCGTGTCCATGCCGACCGGCCCGAACACCTCCGCACCCGCGAACGCCGCCGCACCGAAGACATGGTCGAAGTGGGGGTGGGTCAGCGCGAGATGGGTCACACGGTGCCCGGCGAGCGACTCCGCCTGCGCCCGCAGCCGGGCCCCCTCCGCGAGGCTCGACCCGGCATCGATCAACAGGGCCGTGTCCGCCCCGACGACCAGCCCTGCCGTGCAGTCCCAGACCGGGAGCCGGCACCGGCCCACCCCGGCCGCCACCCGCTGCCACCCCAGCTCTTCCCAAGTCACCGTCATACCGCGACGCTAGCCGTACGAGCGGTTCACGAGCTGTCACACCCCGACCGACCTTGCCCGGGTGGCACCCCACCGCCGTACACTGGGCCGCGGGGAACGCTGGCACTCGGGCGGACAGAGTGCCAGGCAGGGGCCTGGGGACCGACTTCTGGAGGTGTGCGCGATGCTGAGTGAACGCAGGCTTCAGGTGCTGCGCGCCATCGTCCAGGACTATGTGGGGACGGAGGAGCCCGTCGGCTCCAAGGCCCTCACCGAGCGCCACAGCCTTGGCGTCTCCCCGGCGACCGTGCGCAACGACATGGCCGCCCTGGAGGACGAGGGGTACATCGCCCAGCCGCACACCAGCGCCGGGCGCATCCCCACCGACAAGGGCTACCGCCTGTTCGTGGACAAGCTCGCGGGCGTCAAGCCCATGACCGCGCCCGAGCGGCGCGCGATCCAGAACTTCCTCGACGGCGCCGTCGACCTCGATGACGTGGTGGCCCGGACCGTGCGGCTGCTCGCGCAGCTCACCCGGCAGGTGGCGGTGGTGCAGTATCCGTCGCTGACCCGGTCCACCGTGCGGCATGTGGAACTGCTCTCGCTCGCCCCGGCGCGCGTGATGCTCGTCCTGATCACCGACACGGGCCGGGTCGAGCAGCGCATGATCGACTGCCCGGCCCCCTTCGGGGAGGCCTCGCTGGCCGATCTGCGGGCGCGCCTCAACAGCCGGGTCGCGGGGCGTCGGTTCGCCGATGTGCCGCGACTGGTCGAGGACCTGCCCGAGGGCTTCGACGTCGAGGATCGGGGTACGGTCGCGACGGTGCTCTCCACGCTGCTGGAGACACTGGTCGAGGAGAACGAGGAACGGTTGATGATCGGCGGAACCGCCAATCTCACCCGCTTCGGACATGACTTCCCCCTCACCATCCGGCCGGTCCTGGAAGCACTGGAGGAGCAGGTCGTGCTCCTCAAGTTGCTTGGCGAGGCCGGGGATTCGGGCATGACCGTACGCATCGGTCACGAGAACGCCTATGAGGGACTCAACTCAACTTCGGTGGTGTCGGTCGGCTACGGTTCGGGCGGCGAGGCAGTAGCCAAGCTCGGCGTGGTCGGACCGACCCGCATGGATTACCCGGGAACGATGGGAGCGGTACGCGCAGTGGCACGGTACGTCGGACAGATCCTGGCGGAGTCGTAAGTGGCCACGGACTACTACGCCGTTCTCGGCGTGCGCCGCGACGCGTCGCAGGATGAGATCAAGAAGGCGTTCCGTCGGCTCGCACGCGAGCTGCACCCGGACGTCAACCCCGATCCGAAGACCCAGGAGCGGTTCAAGGAGATCAACGCCGCTTACGAGGTGCTGTCGGACCCGCAGAAGAAGCAGGTCTACGACCTCGGCGGCGACCCGCTGTCCCAGGCGGGCGGCGCGGGCGCCGGCGGCTTCGGCGCGGGTGGCTTCGGGAACTTCTCGGACATCATGGACGCGTTCTTCGGTACGGCGTCCCAGCGCGGTCCGCGCTCGCGCACCCGGCGCGGCCAGGACGCGATGATCCGGCTGGAGATCGAGCTCGACGAGGCGGCCTTCGGCACCACGAAGGACATCCAGGTCGACACGGCGATCGTCTGCAACACCTGCAACGGTGAGGGCGCGGCGCCGGGAACCTCGGCCCAGACGTGTGACATGTGCCGCGGGCGCGGTGAGGTGTCGCAGGTCACCCGGTCCTTCCTGGGCCAGGTCATGACCTCGCGTCCCTGCCCGCAGTGCCAGGGCTTCGGCACGGTCGTCCCGACGCCGTGTCCCGAGTGCGCCGGTGACGGCCGGATCCGCTCCCGTCGCACACTGACCGTGAAGATCCCGGCCGGTGTGGACAACGGCACGCGGATCCAGCTCGCGGGTGAGGGCGAGGTCGGGCCCGGTGGCGGTCCCGCCGGTGACCTGTACGTCGAGATCCACGAGCTGCCGCACGCGATGTTCCAGCGGCGCGGTGACGATCTGCACTGCACGGTGACGATTCCGATGACGGCGGCGGCGCTCGGTACGAAGGTGCCGCTGGAGACGCTGGACGGGCTGGAGGAGGTCGACATCCGGCCGGGCACGCAGTCCGGGCAGTCGATCCCGCTGCACGGACGCGGTGTCACGCATCTGCGGGGCGGCGGCCGGGGCGATCTCATCGTGCACGTCGAGGTACAGACCCCGAACAAGCTGGACCCGGAGCAGGAGCGTCTGCTGCGCGAACTGGCGAAGCTGCGCGGCGAGGAACGGCCGACAGGACAGTTCCAGCCGGGCCAGCAAGGACTGTTCTCCCGGCTGAAGGACGCGTTCAACGGGCGGTGACACGGGTCGGGCGCCGGCGCCGCAAGGTGGCCGGCGCCTCCTCGTGCCAATGGACTATGCCGGGCGGAAGGCTGGATTCGGACTTGTTCGGGGGACGTGACAACATGCGGGCATGTCCTCCGCGCTGACCGATCTCTTCCCCTATCCGATCGTGCAGGCCCCCATGGCGGGCGGGGTCTCCGTGCCGCGGTTGGCCGCGGCCGTGTCCGACGCCGGGGGGCTCGGGTTCCTTGCCGCCGGGTACAAGACGGCCGACGGCATGTACCAGGAGATCAAGCAGCTGCGCGGGCTGACCGGACGGCCCTTCGGCGTCAATCTGTTCCTGCCGCAGCCCGAGTACGCGGATGCGGCCGCCGTCGACGTCTACTCGCACCAGCTGGCCGGGGAAGCCGCCTGGTACGAGACCGAGCTCGGCGACCCCGAGAGCGGGCGGGACGACGGGTACGACGCCAAGCTCGCCGTACTCCTCGACAACCCCGTACCCGTCGTCTCCTTCCACTTCGGGGTGCCGGGCGGTGAGGTGCTGGAGGCGCTGCGGAGGGCCGGGACCGTCACCCTCGTCACCGCGACCACCCCGGACGAGGCGCTCGCCGTGCAGCGGGCCGGGGCCGACGCGGTGATCGCGCAGGGCGTCGAGGCCGGCGGCCACCAGGGCACCCATCGGGACGTCCCCGAGACCGACGGCGCCGGGCTCGGGCTGCTCTCGCTCGTCGGGCAGATCAGGGAAACCGTGGGGATCCCCGTCGTCGCCGCCGGCGGCATCATGCGCGGCAGTCAGATCGCCGCCGTCCTCGCCGCGGGCGCCAGTGCCGCCCAGCTCGGCACCGCCTTCCTCGCCACCCCCGAGTCCGGCGCCGCCGACCTCCACAAGCAGGCCCTGACCAACCCTCTCTTCGTACGGACCGAACTGACCCGCGCCTTCTCCGGCCGGCCGGCCCGCGGGCTCGTCAACCGGTTCCTGCGCGAGCACGGCCCGTACGCCCCCGCCGCCTACCCCGAGGTCCATCACCTCACCTCGCCGTTGCGCAAGGCCGCCGCCAAGGCCAAGGACGCCCAGGGCATGGCCCTGTGGGCGGGACAGGGGCACCGGATGGCCCGCGAGCTGCCCGCCGGGCAGCTCGTCGAGGTGCTGGCCGCCGAACTCGCCGACGCCACGACAGCGTTGTCCGGCTTCCGGAACGCCGGAGGTGACCCGCGATGACCGCTCCCGTGTTCGTCGTCGAGCACTTCGACGCCGGTGGCGGCGGCCACTACGTCCTCGACGGACCCGAGGGACGGCACGCCGTCTCCGTGAAGCGCCTCCAGCCCGGCGAGGACGTCATCCTCACCGACGGCGCCGGCCGCTGGGCCGACTGTGTCGTGCTCGGCACCGAGGGCAAGGACCGGCTGATCGTCCAGCTGGACGGCGTCAGCGAGGAACCGGTGGCGCAGCCGCGCATCACGGTCGTCCAGGCGCTTCCCAAGGGTGACCGCGGTGAACTCGCCGTCGAGACCATGACCGAGGTCGGCGTCGACGCCGTCGTGCCCTGGCAGGCGGCCCGTTGCATCACCCAGTGGAAGGGCGAGCGAGGGCTCAAGGCACTCGGCAAGTGGCGGGGCACCGCCCGCGAGGCCGGCAAGCAGTCCCGCCGCGTCCGCTTCCCCGAGGTCGCGGACCTGGCCACGACCAAGCAGGTCGCCGCGCTGCTCGCCCGCGCCGACTTCGCCGCCGTACTCCACTCCGACTTCGAACGCGGCAGCCAGGCCCTCGCCACCGCCGAACTCCCCGGCGAGGGTGAGATCGTTCTCGTCGTCGGTCCCGAAGGGGGCGTCGCCAAGGACGAGTTGGCGCTCTTCGAGGAGGCCGGTGCGAAGGCGTACGTGCTGGGCCCTACCGTGTTGCGTACGTCGACCGCCGGGACGGCGGCCGCGGCCCTGCTCCTCGGCCGCACCGGCCGCTGGTCCTGACCGATCCTCCGGGGGAAACACCGTGGAACTCGCCCAAGTACGGCTCCTCGTCACCGACTTTGCCGCCTGTTACCGCTTCTACGCCGAAGTCCTCGGTCTGAAGCCGCAGTCGGGGGCGACCGAGGGACCGTACGAGAAGTTCAGCCCCAGCACAGGGGCGGCCGGTATCGCCCTCCAGGACCGGGCCATGATGGCCGGGATACTTGGCGAACTGGGCGACGCGGCCAGCGGGCACCGGTCGTTGGTGGTGCTGCGCGTCGACGCCCTGGACTCCTACTGCGAGCAGATCACCGCCCGGGGCGCGGAACTGCTGCACGGGCCCGCCCCGATGACGGACCGTATGCGGGTCGCCCACCTCAAGGACCCGGAGGGGAACCTGGTGGAACTCCAGGAGTGGCTGCTGCTGCGCGCTTGAGATCGACGGCCTCGGCGACGGCGTGGAAGAACTCCCAGCCGTCCAACTCGCCCTCACCGGGCGGCAGCAGACCACGCCGGGTCGCCTCGTCGAGCAGGGCACGTACGACACCGGGCTCGCGGAGATTGATGCCCGCGCCCTGGCCGTCCATCGCCCAGCCCTGGAACCAGATGTCGCCCTCGGAGACGTACCGGCCCGAGCCCGCGCCGCCCGGCCGGAACACGAACCGGGTGCGCCGGCCACCGCGGTGCAGGGTGACGATGTCCCGCCAGACGCCGTCGGCGCCCTTCTTCTGACGGAAGTTCCACAGATACGTCGTCTGCTCGTCGATGACGAGACGTCGGAGCCGGCGGTCTTTGCGCATGGCGTCACGTTAAGCGGACGGGCGGTGCCGGGTCGCCGGGTTTTCGGTGAGGGCTTCAGACGAGGGCGTCAGGCGAGGGCTTCACTCGATTGTGGGACGAGTGTCCGTATGCGCCCTACCGCGTCGGGCGGGACAGTGGGAAGCTGCCCTCCATGGGGGTATTGAGGAGGATTTGGCGGCACCGGGGCCGACGCGTCGCCGCCGTGGCCGCGCTCGCCGTCGTGACCGTCGGTGGCGCCGTCGCCTGTGATCCCGCGGGGCTGAGCTCCGCGTCCGTGGCGTACACCACCGACCAGACCGTCACCAAGGAGCTGGAGCGGCAGCACGCCAAGGTGCAGTGGCTCACCTGCCAGGCGTCCTACGGCAACCGCCCCACCCCGACCGCGACCGAGAACGCCGTCGCCGAGGTGCACTGCACCGGCGAGACCAGCGACGGCAAGGACATCAAGGCCGACGGGAAGATCACCCGGGTCGTCAACGGGCAGTGCGTGCGGGGTGAGTTGACCGCCAAGATCGACGGCAAGCAGTGGTTCCAGGTCAACGGTCTCGGCAACTGCAACGCCACCCCCGAGCCCACGCACGGCAACGGACAGCCCGGTGCCACGGTCACGGTCACCGTCACGGAGACGGTGTGGTGCGACAAGTACCCGGACTGCCGCCCGGTGCAGGGCAAATGACCTTAGGGTGATCGGGTGACCCAGCCCGCGACGCCCGCGTATCTCCGATACCCGCACCTGACCGGCGACCTGGTGGCCTTCACCGCCGAGGACGACGTGTGGATCGCGCCCCTCGACGGCGGCCGGGCCTGGCGGGTCAGCACCGACAACGTGCCGGTCTCCACCCCCCGAGTCTCACCCGACGGCACGACCGTCGCCTGGACCTCGACGCGCGACGGGGCACCCGAGGTGCACATCGCGCCGGTCGACGGCGGGCCCGCGAAACGGCTCACCCACTGGGGGAGTTGGCGTACCCAGGTGCGCGGCTGGACCCCGGACGGGCAGGTCCTCGCCCTCACCACCCACGGCCAGGCCAGCCCGCGCCGCTCCTGGGCGCACGCCGTCCCGCTCGACGGCGGACCGTCCACCGTCCTGCCGTACGGCCCGGTCGGCGCCGTCGCCCAAGGGCCGTCCACCGTGCTGCTGTCGGCGCCCATGGGGCGGGAGGCGGCCTGGTGGAAGCGGTACCGGGGCGGTACCGCGGGCAAGTTGTGGATCGACGACGGGGGCGACGGGGAGTTCGTACGGCTGCATGAGGAGCTCGACGGGAACATCGAGTTCCCGGTGTGGGCGGGGGAGCGCATCGCGTTTCTCTCCGACCACGAAGGCGTCGGGGCGCTCTACTCCTCCCTCGCCGACGGGGCCGATCTGCGCCGGCACACCCCGATCGACGGGTTCTACGCCCGCCACGCGGCCGGGGACGGCGGCCGGGTCGTCTACGCCTGCGCCGGTGAGCTGTGGATCCTCGACGACCTGGACGGGGCGGAGCCGCGCCGTCTGGACATCCGGCTCGGCGGCTCGCGGGCCGACCTCCAGCCGTACACCCTGAACGCCTCCCGCTGGGTCGAGTCGGCCTCTCCCGACCACACCGCGCGCGGCAGTGCCGTCTGTGTGCGCGGTGCCGTGCACTGGGTCACCCATCGCTCCGGCCCGGCCCGCGCGCTCGCCGCGCGGCCCGGCGTACGGTCCCGGCTGCCGCAGGCCTTCCGGGCCGACGGCGAGGAGTGGGTGGTGTGGGTGACGGACGCCGAGGGCGACGACGCCCTGGAGTTCGCGCCCGCCACCGGCCTCGCCCCCGGCGCCACCCCGCGCCGGCTCGCCGCCGGACAGCTCGGCCGGGTCCTCGACCTGACGATGGCGCCCGACGGCAGCCGGGCCGCCGTCGCCTCGCACGACGGGCGCGTCCTCCTCGTCGAGCGCGAGACCGGCGAGGTCCGCGAGGTCGACCGCAGCGAGGACGGCGACGCCTCCGGGCTGGTCTTCTCCCCCGACTCCGCCTGGCTCGCCTGGTCCCACCCCGGCCCGCGGCCGCTGTGCCAGCTGCGCCTCGCCAACACCACCGACCTGTCGGTCACCGAGGCCACCCCGCTGCGCTTCCAGGACTACGCCCCCGCCTTCACCCTCGACGGCAAGCACCTGGCGTTCCTCTCCACCCGCTCCTTCGACCCGGTCTACGACGAGCACGTCTTCGACCTGGCCTTCGTGGAGGGCGCCCGACCGCACCTCATCACCCTCGCCGCCACCACCCCCTCGCCCTTCGGCCCGCAGCGCCACGGCCGCCCCTTCGACGCGCCCGACAAGGACGAGACCCCCGACAGCGAGGGCGCCCCGGCCACCCGTATCGACCTCGACGGGCTCGCCGACCGGATCGTGCCGTTCCCGGTGGAGGCCGCCCGCTACTCCGACCTGCGCACCGCCAAGGACGGCGTCCTGTGGCTGCGCCACCCGGTGCGCGGGGTGCTGGGCGCCTCCCGGGCCACGCCCGACGCCCCGGACCCCAAGACCGAGCTGGAGCGCTTCGACCTCGTCCAGCAGCGCATCGAGCATCTGGCCGCCGACGCCGACCACTTCGCCGTCAGCGGCGACGGCAAGCGGGTCCTGCTGTGGACCGACGGCCGGATCAAGGTCGTACCGAGCGACCGCCGCGCCTCGAACGACGACGACAGCGACAGCAACATCACCGTCGACCTCACCCGGGTCCGCCAGACCATCGACCCGGCGGCCGAGTGGCGGCAGATGTACGACGAGACCGGCCGCCTCCTGCGCGACCACTTCTGGCTCCCCGACCTCGGCGGCGCCGACTGGGACGGCGTCCTCGACCGCTACCGCCCCGTCCTCGACCGCGTCGCCACCCACGACGACCTCGTCGACCTCCTCTGGGAGGTCCAGGGCGAACTGGGCACCTCGCACGCCTACGTCGTCCCGCGCGGCGGCTACGGCAACGGCGCCCGGCAGGGCCTGCTCGGCGCCGACATCTCCCGTCACGAGGACGGCAGTTGGCGCATCGACCGCATCCTCCCCTCGGAGACCTCCGACCCCGACGCCCGCTCCCCGCTCGCCGCCCCCGGCGTCGCGGTCCGCGCCGGGGACGCGATCGTCGCGGTCGCGGGGCGGACCGTGGACCCCGTGACGGGCCCGGGGCCGCTGCTCGTCGGCACGGCGGGCAAGCCGATCGAGCTGACGATCTCGCCCTCGGGCGGCGGGGACGTACGGCACGCGGTCGTCGTCCCCGTCGCCAACGAGGAACCCCTGCGCTACCACGCCTGGGTGACCGACCGCCGGGCCTACGTCCACGAACGCTCCGCCGGCCGCCTCGGCTACCTCCACGTCCCCGACATGCAGGCCCCCGGCTGGGCCCAGATCCACCGCGACCTGCGCGTCGAGGTGGCCCGCGAGGGGCTCGTCGTCGACGTCCGGGAGAACCGCGGCGGCCACACCTCCCAGCTGGTGGTGGAGAAGCTGGCCCGCCGGATCGTCGGCTGGGCCCGCCCCCGTGGCATGCGCGCCTACAGCTACCCCCAGGACGCCCCGCGCGGCCCGGTGGTGGCCGTGGCCAACGAGTTCTCCGGCTCCGACGGCGACATCGTCAAC
This DNA window, taken from Streptomyces sp. NBC_00663, encodes the following:
- a CDS encoding VOC family protein, which encodes MELAQVRLLVTDFAACYRFYAEVLGLKPQSGATEGPYEKFSPSTGAAGIALQDRAMMAGILGELGDAASGHRSLVVLRVDALDSYCEQITARGAELLHGPAPMTDRMRVAHLKDPEGNLVELQEWLLLRA
- a CDS encoding S41 family peptidase, whose protein sequence is MTQPATPAYLRYPHLTGDLVAFTAEDDVWIAPLDGGRAWRVSTDNVPVSTPRVSPDGTTVAWTSTRDGAPEVHIAPVDGGPAKRLTHWGSWRTQVRGWTPDGQVLALTTHGQASPRRSWAHAVPLDGGPSTVLPYGPVGAVAQGPSTVLLSAPMGREAAWWKRYRGGTAGKLWIDDGGDGEFVRLHEELDGNIEFPVWAGERIAFLSDHEGVGALYSSLADGADLRRHTPIDGFYARHAAGDGGRVVYACAGELWILDDLDGAEPRRLDIRLGGSRADLQPYTLNASRWVESASPDHTARGSAVCVRGAVHWVTHRSGPARALAARPGVRSRLPQAFRADGEEWVVWVTDAEGDDALEFAPATGLAPGATPRRLAAGQLGRVLDLTMAPDGSRAAVASHDGRVLLVERETGEVREVDRSEDGDASGLVFSPDSAWLAWSHPGPRPLCQLRLANTTDLSVTEATPLRFQDYAPAFTLDGKHLAFLSTRSFDPVYDEHVFDLAFVEGARPHLITLAATTPSPFGPQRHGRPFDAPDKDETPDSEGAPATRIDLDGLADRIVPFPVEAARYSDLRTAKDGVLWLRHPVRGVLGASRATPDAPDPKTELERFDLVQQRIEHLAADADHFAVSGDGKRVLLWTDGRIKVVPSDRRASNDDDSDSNITVDLTRVRQTIDPAAEWRQMYDETGRLLRDHFWLPDLGGADWDGVLDRYRPVLDRVATHDDLVDLLWEVQGELGTSHAYVVPRGGYGNGARQGLLGADISRHEDGSWRIDRILPSETSDPDARSPLAAPGVAVRAGDAIVAVAGRTVDPVTGPGPLLVGTAGKPIELTISPSGGGDVRHAVVVPVANEEPLRYHAWVTDRRAYVHERSAGRLGYLHVPDMQAPGWAQIHRDLRVEVAREGLVVDVRENRGGHTSQLVVEKLARRIVGWARPRGMRAYSYPQDAPRGPVVAVANEFSGSDGDIVNAAIKALGIGPVVGTRTWGGVIGIDSRYHLVDDTLVTQPKYAFWLEGYEWGVENHGVDPDVEVVQRPQDHAAGLDPQLDEAIRLALEALEGTPAKVPPSLP